AGATAGAAACCAGACTAAATCTGGACAGAAATCGGACTGAATCCGAATCGAAATTAGACTGAAtccgaaaaaaaataaaataaaacatacaCTCTCCTTTGTCATTGAGCAGCCTTTCTCTTGTCTAAACCCCTACAAATCAAAACTCTGAAGCCACCAACGGCGAGCGGAGCGGTGACGAACGACAAGTGGTTTGGATagagaaagggaaggaaaaACCAGATCTGAAGGAAGAGATTGATTCCTCCCCTCCCACCGCCCAAAGTGGGGCATAAAACCCAAAGGGAACGgaggggaagaagaaaagaaagtgtgGCGACTGTTTTAGGGTTGGAGGGAGGTGCTTTGCTTTGTCGTTTCCGTTTTGAGTATTTTTTAGAATACgcaattttaaattcaaaccaTTTAAATTAAAcatatttcatttttcaatgcAGATCAATTAACTAGGATAATGATAGAAATTTGACAAGTTGTTGCCAAATTCCAAAGACGGCGCGATTTTATTGTTATGTGTAACAGCTTATCAGGGGACGTGATTGCCCAAAAAAATCTACGAAATTTTACTAACTTTGACAACCAATTGGACTCGCTCttataaggccatccacagtggtataatcaaaaaaggataatcaaaagttggcacatcagcttttgattattcacttaagaggtttctaagcttaacaatgttaagcttcactatggtcacttctagtccataaccaaaatatggggtccactacaatttcactctctatcCCCCTCTATTTTCCGTCAtgcacttccctccatttacgttttttatgggttaaaatatatcgattccctctcttaattttggaaaaaaaatcggtgaTTTCCTttcctcatattatgaatttttttcgtggggtgtgtgtgtgtgtgggggggggatttgaaacaggaaagaagagtaAAACACCTCAATCCAGCGacgatgagttgaattgtagatgatcaagaaatatgagtttcacttctaaaggaaaagaaagagaaataatttgtgggtgaagtgaagaagacatagagtaggcgaagaagcttggctacataaaatttttattcttcaattttattttttttaccaaaaaaaaaaaaagagtaggcgaagaagagaaaaagaaaatatcagttgaaacacgtgtgtatacaaattttggaactagttaacttatgtggtgtagggttcacaaattttaattattgaaaaaggttgctagttttggttatccaaagcctaaaatttgattatttctaagaatgttgctaagtttgattataccattgtgagcgatCTTTTGCAACATctttgttaactttaaaaacaattgacatttgattataccactgtggatggcctaagcaAGGTTGCAAAAATATCTATCAAATGTAAagttaaaaacacaaaaacaaaaaacaatcgATATACAACTTCAGAATATGCGTTCCTAAAAGAACATGTTTGGACAAATTTTgaagtttctttttttgggttcgATGGTTATGGAGcaacttacgcgcacctcgataAATATTGAAGTTACACGTGCTGATAAGACAACATAACAAGTACTCCTTGAATTCGACTTGTGAACAACTGAATTGCATATCATTTTTGTAGTTCATcgaaaaaacttttgatttaacCAGTACCGGCCTCGAATTAACTTATCTACACGCAAGAGAACAAGACAACCGGCGAACAAGTATGAGAGGGTGAGCAACTTGATTGCATTCGCGTACCATTCTTTTGAGTTGATGaacgaaagagaatggttttcTTGTTTCCCTGGACGCATTGCACCAGACCATAGACTTAATGAAGAATTGCAATTTGGTTGAATCAACCGGTGTCTGCTCAAAAGACAGACGATCAACACTCTCCATCATGTGAACAAATCAAAAACAATCGGACCATTGTTACAACTCAACGACGACAGAGGGAAGACCGCAAAAAACTTTGGTCGATTTACAACTTATGTACACTCAAAAAGAAAGTACTATCACACTAGAAGAATCGCGGTAAAGCAATACAATGAGGTAATCCCAAGCAGCAGCAGCATAGTGCAAGTGCAGAAAGGAAACCTCGGTCGAGATCTACCAAACTAAATTTGCTTCTTCCATGAGATCTTCAAGCAATCATCTCATGGTTTGAAACCAAAATCGTTTGCATGCATGAGGCGTTGATCTCGGGTATTTTCTGTAGTGCACATCATCAGCCACTCAAACTGTAAATATCTTCCTCACCTTCTTCGTTGTCCTTCTACAAATGGGACAATTACCAGCCTCTTCTATAATTCTGCAGAGTTAATAAACTGACATTATATTGAATCCCAGATCcagtttaaaaacaaaattctcaGATCAGTTAGTAATTGATAGTATTAACTTTAATCGGGTAGCTTCAAAACAAAAtcatctgaatgaaaaaataaacaaacggAAACTGGTAGTATTGCAGTAGTATACTCTCAACGACTCAAGCCAATACTGGAAGTTCGGGTAGCTTAAATGAATGTTCAAACTGACAAACCAACGGGTAACATAATTTGCCTACTAGCATAATTCTAATATATGCAGCGGAACATCATGAAACAAGATACGGTTAATTTCAGGGTCACAAATTCAATGAAAAAGATCCCGTAGGAGACTACAAGAAGTTTAGAAGGGATTACAAACCTTGTTCCGCATGCAAAACAGGCAGCGCAGTGCCCACACGGAAGAAAAAAGCAGTCCCTTGGGGCATCAAAGCACATAACACATAGACGTCGGAGATTGCTATTGGCTTCCCTATCTTCCTTAAGTGGCTTTCCATCAAGGGTAGCCACTGCAAGCCACTCATCCACTTCCTCTTCATCGTGTGAGAGAGAATCGTAAGATGAACCCCAACTTAAGAGATCGTCATCTTTACGGGAGAGCAGTGGAGCTCTTTCCGATACCGTGTCCCCTGCTCGAAATCCTGATTCGTCTCCCCTAATTATTTGGAACATGTTACAGATCCGGAAGGCCAATAAGATGATTACGGTCATCGTACCTATATCCAGGAGAAGTCAATAATGCGAAGCGTGAAATCAAATCTCTTTTTTCAGCCATTCTTCTTTCATTTGTTAAGTACCTGAGCCGAGAAAATATGTGATCCAACGTGGTCCATAAGACAGTTTGACATACCAGTCATCATAAGTTTCATCCTGAGAGAAACGAAATGAGTTGGCATTCATAAATGATTATTGAAGCAAAATCGCAAATATGTCATGCTCCTAATCCTGACACGTTTGatttgcacaaatttttttcattgcCTTTAATAGTTGGACCCTACTCCATTTGGTTGGGattttttgctttgaaaaaCCATAAGTCCCCATGAGATGCACCCtgataaaaagttatgaaatcgGCTCCTAAACGTGGCATGATATCTGCTAATCTAATATAGCGAATCCGTAACATTATAATTTGGAAAACAACGAATGAACAGCTTCTGTGGCAATGTTACAGAATAGCTTGACATGGGACAGACTGTTACCTGATCCATACCCGGAGAAGTTAGCACCGCAACATTAGCCCTTAGAAGGAAAAGCTTCAAACTACACAACTGGTGACTCAAAGAGCACTTGTAATATGCCCGCGTTGTGTTATAGAGAAAACCATTTAGTGTGAAATTCAGTTGAACCTAGTCAATGCAGAACTGAGCGATAATAAGTCAAAGTGAAGGCATCAACATGTATACATATAGTACTGCACAAATTGACATCAATGTATCCGTTTATTTTGCAGAAACACGCATTAAGCAACAATATGTATTTTTGCTCTGGGATTGAAAAGATTGAAACCTCAAAGAATTTAACACCACCAGCCCACGATTTCATATTTCACAAATGAAGTTTCTAACTACATACTCATCCATGATCACATCAACATCTTTTCGTTTGGTTCGCCTTCATTCTTTCATCCCCACAGGCCCATATACAGATTCGAAGTTGAATCTTTTGATTAATGGATCCTGGGGACTGATAGATGAATGGTTTAGGTAGTTTGGCCCGTATACTAGGGCACCTCTAGGGATAAAAGAGCTGGGTAGCTTCATACAAAAGAAGAAGCATACAAGCAACAGTCACAACAAGAATCCTTCATGTTGCCAAAGAATTCTGGTTTCATTGCAGGATTTCAAGAGCTCAGAAGAacaggaaaattttcaaaaaaatttaccattACCTCCACCTCCTCAGAGTTCAAGTTGCCCACAGCAATATAATACATTTTAGAGCTGAAAATTTCCTGGTGGATAACACCATCTCCTGCGAAGGAACCAACAAAGATTAACAATATAATCTGCCAAAAATTTAAATGTAGAATGTGTCAAAGTATCTCCCTCGTTACCATGAATAATGTTCCAGGACAAAGTTGTATTAGGATATGAAGGGTCCTCTATCCACTCCATTAGGTTGTCTCTACCTGCAGTATGGTCATAAAGAACTGTGAAGAAACTAAAAACGTATCTACAGATGCTGAAATTGAATAAATCTACATGTTTATATTGACAAACTTAGACCTAAGAGGTTTCATAGTTCTTGTCAATTGTAGGTTCTTATTGAATTACAGTTGTATAAAAGCTGGAACTGCTAGCACCCAGCAATCGACGTGAGTAAGTAAAAAGCAGTTGGCTAAGTCACTAATTAGTAGCGATTCCTATAGAAACTTCATTTTCCAAGTAAATCATTGTCACTATCGGATATAGTTTACTGTAGTATGCAAGTTGAACTCCATAAGTTTAAGTAAATATTGGTACTCCTTATCATACTTCTGTTATCGGCAAGTTCGAATTTACCTTGGGCAATTACAAGGGACAAAGGGGAAGAACTTGGGGATTTGACGCTGTATGAAATATCAACTTTAGACCCTTGGTTAAGAAAGTATTCCCACTCCTGCAATGCCCGAAAAATTGTAGATCGTACTGTCATTCAAATTCATCTGATCAATAATCCAAGACAAGAAGCAAAGTGAAAATAGGGAGTTTGGGAATCTTTGCCTTGTGGTAGTTCGATTGTATAGATGCCTTGTGGGTTTCGGACCAGGCAATCTCAACATCAAGAGGAGGGGTTTCGTAAAATCCATATAGCATTGGCCCGTGTTTTGACTCATCTATTTCTTGTGCCTGGTTCAAATACAAACATGAGTCCAATGCGGTAACAAAAAGGAGAACGAATGCTTAGTTCAGAATAAACCAGCAAGCAACAATAACCTTAATTGACTGCACAAAGAAAGGGTTAGCTTGCATAAGGCGCGAGCAATTCGGACCCAACGGCAACTCCTCAGATCCGTAATACCCGAGTATCACTGTCATCGATGCTGCTAGTGACAAATGTCAGCAATGCACAACCAGGAAAAAATAGATCATTAACTTATACTGTATCTACCACGTAAGGAAAATCCACTGAAATTGTTTTGGTAGctgaaaaaatatcaaatatgaaAAGATTCAGTGGTCACGTAAAGTGGGGGTGTTTGGTAGTTGAGAAATTGCCAAAGAATGAACAGATTCAGTTCCTAGAACCTAGTTTTCCTGTTAATTTGCAGAACTAATTAAGAGATTGACACTATTGAACCTCGCTCTTTTTAGTGGGTAGAGTGTTGGCCTGGTCGTAAAGGCCAGAACttgggtttgctccctcctatgTCTCATGTTCGAAACCTTCCAGGCTATCAACTCTTACAGGATCAATCCACGTTGGACTTTGGCCCAGCTTAAATAGACACCCTAGTGGGCTTAATCGAGATGCGCATAAGTAAGCTGGTCAGTCAGTTATAACAACATATTCAGAGAATGAAAAGATTCAGAACTAATTAAGGGATCGGTATAAGATCCAGAGGGGGGAAAATCCGAAGGGTTGGCCTGGTCATCAAGGCCGGAACTTAGGGTTTGCTCCGTCCTATGTCTCATGTTCGAAACTTCCAGGGGCTATCAACTTTTATGGGTCAATCACACAGGACTTTGGCCCAGCTTAAATAGGCACCCAGTGGGATTAATCGAGATGCGCATAAGTAAGTTGGGCAGTTAgttctaaccaaaaaaaaatagagaatgaaaAAGATTCAGTTGTTTGATTCGTATAAATCTGTCAATTTGCAGACCCAAAAGGCAAGAATCCCTAACAAGTTTCAGAAGGCAATGAGTACACACCGAAGAACCAAAAGGTGACGAGGACAATGAGGATAGACCACACGTCGTCCCGAATCTGGGTGGAGGCCACATCGGAGATCGATATATTGAGCCGGTAAGACACTCCCGGTGGCCAGCGGCGGCGGAGGCGGTGCTGCTGCTGAAGAGAGTGCTGTTGTTGATGATGGTTGTCACCTGGGTTAAATTGACTGCTCTCTTCTCGTTCTTCGTCGACCTGAGAAAAGGGCGGCGGCGCTTCGATTGCATCGGAAGTAGAAGGAGCTGAAACTGCGGCTTCGGGATCCGTTTCGCGTTCCATCCTGAAAGAGAAGGGGGGAAATTGATGGGTCGTTTAATAAGGGtgtgttgatttttttactaCCTGGGAGTGGGAGATATTGGGTTGGATCGGCCATTGGTGGGGAAGTGATGAAGGAATCCGGGGGATTCTTCTTCACCTAGCAGTCGTCACTGTCTCAGTTGCTCTCACTCGATCTCGATGCACTTCCTTTGGTTTGAAAGGTAGTTGGCTATGTCAACTGGCGACGGTTAGTTGAAGGGAATCGGGCATGGACGTGTGCACTTGTTTGTATACTCCCAtttgtgaggttttttttttttttttgatccgcccaTTTGTGAGGTTTACTTTCATCATCCAATTAGTAGACATTTTAGTCAAAGTTGTTCCTAAAAATTGACAGATTGGAGTATGAATTAGGCGGTTCAATCCTCATTAAATAAGTTCGATTGAGTGTGTGAAACTATTTAATattaaaatgagaaaatttatcaaaatcaTTTACTACTAATTAACGCGCAATCCATTCaataaacatttgttttttaaTAAGAGATAAGAAAGTTGATGAcatcaacaaaaaatgaaaacgaaCAACTTCAATCGTTGAAGTATACCCTAAAAGTCCACAAATAAGCCAACACGCAAGTGGAGTTGTGCAGGTTTCTTAGTTAAATTTTCAATGGCTTAAGTGTCCGAGCACCTTATGTGCTCATCCATTAATCTTAAGAGACTAATTCCACCATTAACTAGGTGGGGGCTAGTTAAAGGAGTAAAGTCTCGTAACTGACCCCAAATGAGTCAACAATACTTGAAAGGATTTGAACCAAACATCTTAGAAGAGAAAACAAACCTTAATGTCCCAAGCCCACGAGGCCAACTCATGATAATTTGAAGTGCTAAAAGAGGGGAGAAAAAgggtgaagaagatgatgaaagtGGTTgaaatcaaaactagaacaaagtgCAATGGGTTTAAGCCTTAATAATTGGTTTGCCATGTGAATAAGAGACGGATATGTTATAAGACGACTTAGTTAGGAAGAGAGATTATCTTAGACTTGGGTCGAATAGTAGTTGATATGAACAGATAATGTGCGAAATTACTTGGCTGCACTTGCGCTCATCAAAGTCGATAAGCTACGCTAGTGTGCTAGTACTAGTTTGGAATGCCTTGGCGACAAGATATGGGCTGGGCTATCCACGACGACACTGATAAAAAACCCGCAATGAGCCCACGATGGAAGCTTCTTCTTTCTGTTCTTTGTCAGCCCACGACCCAACAACCAATGGCGTCGAATGAAACTACTCACCATATGACGTGTCGTCCCTCCATTGGATCCTCTTCAGAGCCCCCACAGGCTTTTGTTTTATATATTTCTCTCCCCACATCATCTCTCCTGCTACTCTTGATCTACTCACCTCCCCTCCCGATCAAAGGCGGCTGAAACCAGCGAGCGAGTGAGTCGAATCACCGAAGACAATGGCCGGAACTCGGTCGATCTCAGCCGTAATTGTGTGCACTGTAGTCCTCTTCGCAACCCTAGCTCACACTCAGGTAAATAACTCTCTATGACCGAAGACGACCGATCGACTATGCTCTTGTTTTCAGATTTGATCCTGCCGTAGAATCGTTGTAGAAGATCTGAAATTTCTTTGATTCTACTAGTTACGCGACTATATATGTAACTTCTTGTTATTGATAATGATCAGCACTGTGTGCTTTCAGTGTTACTCTTGTCAGATTGATCGCCGCGTGATCGTTATTGTGTAGAAATATGGAGTAAACGAGGTTCCATTGCATGTAGTTTATGGATCGAATTTAGCATTCGGAACTTAAATTTCTGCGAGTTATTAGAAGTTACACTTTCTTTTCATGGAGTAAACAAGGCTCCTTAAGATCCTGTTAGTGTCAGGTATCCGATTGAATACCCTGCGAGTAAGGTAGTGCTACCCTGGAATTGAGTATGTTAAGAGCAAGAATCAGAAAAAATTTCTGTTCATGTCACGTGGTTAATTTGATGTGATTTGCTTTTCAGGCGAAAAAGTCGCAGGAGGATTTGAAGGAAGTGACTCACAAAGTTTACTTTGATGTCGAGATTGCTGGAAAACCTGCCGGTATGTTCTTGCTTCATTTACTCGTAGTCTGCTAGTGATTCAGCTGATTCTATTGTCTTTCAAAGTTATATTGTATAGTGGTTTGTCAATGCCTCCTCCTCACGGAATATCTTTATATCTGGTTATTATAAGTCAATATTCCAATGCTGTTTTGTTGAGGGCTCTGGCTTCGTTTTGAGTTGTTGATGTTACTAGTCTCTTTCAATTGGGATTTTGTTGAGTGGCAATGAGCTACACACTTTTCTCATGTTACTGCCTTATTAGTTGTATTTTCATGATAACAGTTAATAGCATGTCACCTGTAGTAATGTTTTGCAAAGTGTTTTTCCGACTACATGGAACACTTAGCATTATGGTCAGCAAGCAGAACTATGTTGAATGATTGTTGGCAGGTCCGTGGCTCCTTTTGGGTTTCAAAATATCCCAGGGGTTTTTTTTGTGGCCGAATGAGTTTCCATGTTGCATATACCACTTTTTTCAATTGTTCCGTGGAGCACACTAATATACTGCACATGCTGACATTTCCAACCATCTGCATCTTTTTCAGGTCGTATCGTTATGGGTCTCTTTGGGAATACAGTTCCTAAAACAGCAGGTTTGATGGCGTCAATTGGATGAgattttagacaaaaaagatAGTACATACTTCACTTGTATACTTCAATGATatgataattaattttttcccttGTGCAGAAAATTTCCGAGCACTGTGCACAGGTACATTAGTGAATAGTTTGATTATTGCTACCCATCTTGCACTTCGGTTCGTTTTATAATTTGcaatatatattttcttaaatAGTGGACCTTAAGTACAAGTATTTAGTTAAAGCCATTTGCTATTCCCGTTAACGCAATAGACGTAGAGGATTAGTTGATTCATTCATGTCTCTAAGGAGTTTGGGGGGATATCAGTGTATAATCCCCTGATTTATCATGTTGCCATCAATCGAAGCTCTATTGGTGAAATTATTTAACTTGCATGCTATACATTCATTCTTTCAGGGGAGAAAGGTATTGGAAAGAGCGGGAAACCTCTTCATTACAAGGGGAGCACCTTCCATAGAATCATCCCCAGCTTTATGCTCCAGGGAGGTGATTTTACACTTGGTGATGGAAGAGGTGGGGAATCGATCTATGGAGAGAAGTTTGCAGATGAGAATTTCAAGCTGAAGCATACTGGCCCGGGTACGCTATCATTTTCGGACCCTTTACTTCTTTACTTCTTTAGGCTGTTTCATCAAAAGACGTATCCAAGCAAACTGaacatattcgatatgaaatataattcaagaaatcAAAACCTTCATGTCTGATgaacaaacttttattttttatgttttgttgtgTATAGGGTTTCTTTCAATGGCAAATGCTGGTCAAGACACTAATGGCTCACAATTCTTCATCACAACTGTCACAACTAGCTGGTAAGTAAAGTACTTCCCTCGAAGATAAGAGGAAAGGGGAGCCAGAGTtctatttaattattttatagGAATTTCATCTGCTTGTTATCTGCATTTCTACAAGTTCTTCAGCATAGACTTGGATCAAGGACTCATAACTGGTTGTATGCTTGTATGCTCTTCCTAACAATCTTTTCCATTTATTTGGACATTTTCTATCTCTCGTGTTTGTTAAACGTGGCCCTTGGCAGCTTGGACTATGCCACCCACTAAAATTTTAGACGAGTTCATCGAtattatttttcctctttttgaaTTCATATGCAGGTTGGATGGTCGACATGTTGTTTTCGGGAAGGTGCTATCTGGCATGGATGTGGTTTACAAGGTTGAAGCTGAAGGCAAGCAGAGTGGCACCCCAAAGAGCAAAGTTGTAATTGCCGACAGTGGCGAGCTTCCTTTGTAATTTTCTGCTTTAATTCGTTCCCTTCAAGCTTAATATGAAACCTAgctgttttgttttcctttgtaGTTTGTTCCATGAAAGATCTCTTTGAGACGATATGGTTGTGTATTAATAAACCCCCTGGATtaaaatgttcttttttttctctcttttttttgcctCAACCTTGATTATTAGGAAACGTGGGTGTTCCTTAAAAGTACCCAATGCAGGGCCAAGGGTAGCTTTGATTATTGGGAATTTCACCTGGATGCGCGTAAAATTATCTATCCCTTATTGTTTAGCTCGTTACCAACTAAAGGGCTATGAACATTTCACATTCGTGTTGATTGGATGAACTGCATGTAATTGGAAGCCCTAGCAAAACATTAGAATGGTTGCTGCAATTGTGCCAAGCAAGAAAGATTAAGCTCTTGAAATTAAACGAGACCGTGAGTTTTGGATAACCCACCAATACAGGGAGATTGATTCCGAAGATTTTCCTCCCATCCCTTCATTAATGTTGCTGGAATTTCTCAGCTGTTCAGAGAAAAATGTGTAGAACATAACGAAGTGAAAGCATAAGCATGCTGCCTTCAGGAAGTTTTAAGAAGTAAAACGTAGCTACTCGAATTTGAGCTTGTCGTTGAGTTATTAGAAACTCGCTCGAGATCAGTTTGCAAGCCAAACTTGCTAGTTAAGCTTTCAAGCTGAGTTGAACAAGTAACAAAGCTTGAACTTACTCAGTTAATCTTCCTTACTAATAGGATATCATATGACTCGTATTCATCTCTAATTGATTACTTGCGTATCGGCTTCTGTATGGGCATCATTGGCTTTCTTTCTAAGGGGCAGGTATGTTTTTACTTCTACCTATAGGTGAAAGTGAAATGTTGCTGGAAATTCTCAGCGGAGAGGTGATGGGTATGTCTGGTGAGGTCGTCGGAAGACAAAGGTGGCTCCTTGGCCACCGCCGGTTTTAGGGTCATCACACAGCttggaatttctttttttgttttgctattttttggCATCTGGTCAACATTTTTTTCCCTGGATCTAACATCTTGCATCATGTATCAacgggaaagtcttcaatacacacccctttaaggtgtgtaccatatgcacctattgtgtggtttatattatgccacctcataaaaaattacttgtaggaccggtcattcataacattttatttcgtatcataacttttatactaaaaattcgtaacttttcaacaatatgatttcgtaactttttagcaatagattcgtaacattttggaattcataacattttggtgtattttaataagggtgcatatgatacacacccaaataaggggtgtgtattgtagcacttccctgtATCAACATATGTTGCaagtgttttttcctttttgctttCCTCGATGTACTCTTGTCGAGTTATAATAATAtttcgccgataaaaaaaaaagaaaaaaagaatgctCCTACACTTAAAAGTGAAGTAGCTGAAAATGAAACAACTACGAATCAGAGGATGCCAATGGACGAATTGCAATTACCACCAGTTCCACCACACCCACCACCTCGTACTCGTAACTCATGGACTCAGGCAAACTCGGTGATGGTCACAAAGTTGGCCATCAAAAGGGGAGAGATCCCGCGTTATAACGAAGAAATTCCGAAGCAAAGAATTAGAGGATTGAACTGTGAACACCTATCATCACAACCACAACCAATTCGCACTTGCAACTCCAGGACTACGGCAAGTTGCAGCCGCCAATTCCTCAAGCCATACTTTAGGCCCTTTGGCAGCTGCAAGTTCCACATCAATACGGCTGCAATTAGGTAAAGGTTATTCTTTTCACAATGATGCGTTACTTGTGTAGCtggaaaaatataaattaataaCTAGcgatattctttcttttttttcgagAATAACTAGGCCAAATGAGCTATATGAAATGGAATTGGAGGCATATCCGATATGCCGCTTTAAAGGCTtgcacaacacacacacaatctACAGATCCTCATCAGATAAAAAATGCGAATTTGAGGCGTTACACAGAATGTGCTGCTTTCTTCTGCCTATATGCTTGGAAATTATTAGTTATTCATTGATGAAGCATGGAGGAAAATGCGAAACAGCGTAGGGGGTGAAAAAGTGGGAGTGTTTCCCTAGTATCAAGGTGTACTATTATTAACTGACTAAATTGGCTCTTCTAACACAGAAGTAGTTAAAAGTTTATGTTGACCGGTGCACTGTTGGTGAATGTCCTGCTCTATGGTTGTAGGAGAATTATGCAAGTCCTGTTGGCATTCCTCGATACTGCAGGCGGTAGCTAATTTGGCTGCAGCAAGCGATGCATGGAACTGATCATGACCTAATGGTTTCTCAAACTTCAATCCATCATCTTGCCCGTCGAGGCAGCAACTATACTGCATCTTTCTCTTAACCACCTCGTCCTTGACTCTCTGGAAGGAAAAAGGGTGATGAGAAAAATAATCCTCTATCAAGGAAGTCAAATATTGCAGATATGAACATAGGGGGGCAGTATAACTACTAGAATATAATCcgtaaacaacaacaaaatctaCACGTTTGACCCGTGTGATTTGATCTCCTCCTCATTCCCCCTTCCCTGTTGTTGGTGATAAACCCTCTTTTATTCCCAAGTCAAATGATCGAAAAAGTATTTCCCCTTTGGATCAAGTTTCAGTTCACCTGCGTCTCCTGCAGATTTGCATTTGCACTTTAAAGGACAATTCTCAACCCATCATAGCTATGGAAAACCGAACTTAGCAAAGTATTACCAACCATGTCTGTCTTTTTGCTCAAAGGGCTTGTCCAACAAACTTTTTGCCACAAAATTTCGATCTTTATGCTTTACATGATCGATAGATGAATTTTACTTTGAGAATCCAGGGCCTCAAACTTCATACAGTTAGAATAATGTGTACCGAGGGTCCCGACCCGACTTTCTAATGCCCTAAAAGAATGAAGGGAGTAGCAGAATTACCTAGGATTCATTAGCATGAACCAATGGATACCCAAGAACAATATGTCATAGAATGATATTACAACCAAGATAGAAGAAAACCTACAATAGTACAATGTACCACAAAAGAATTAAGAGGT
The sequence above is a segment of the Rhododendron vialii isolate Sample 1 chromosome 13a, ASM3025357v1 genome. Coding sequences within it:
- the LOC131314311 gene encoding E3 ubiquitin-protein ligase APD2-like isoform X1, which encodes MERETDPEAAVSAPSTSDAIEAPPPFSQVDEEREESSQFNPGDNHHQQQHSLQQQHRLRRRWPPGVSYRLNISISDVASTQIRDDVWSILIVLVTFWFFAASMTVILGYYGSEELPLGPNCSRLMQANPFFVQSIKAQEIDESKHGPMLYGFYETPPLDVEIAWSETHKASIQSNYHKEWEYFLNQGSKVDISYSVKSPSSSPLSLVIAQGRDNLMEWIEDPSYPNTTLSWNIIHGDGVIHQEIFSSKMYYIAVGNLNSEEVEVQLNFTLNGFLYNTTRAYYKCSLSHQLCSLKLFLLRANVAVLTSPGMDQDETYDDWYVKLSYGPRWITYFLGSGTMTVIILLAFRICNMFQIIRGDESGFRAGDTVSERAPLLSRKDDDLLSWGSSYDSLSHDEEEVDEWLAVATLDGKPLKEDREANSNLRRLCVMCFDAPRDCFFLPCGHCAACFACGTRIIEEAGNCPICRRTTKKVRKIFTV
- the LOC131314311 gene encoding E3 ubiquitin-protein ligase APD2-like isoform X2; protein product: MERETDPEAAVSAPSTSDAIEAPPPFSQVDEEREESSQFNPGDNHHQQQHSLQQQHRLRRRWPPGVSYRLNISISDVASTQIRDDVWSILIVLVTFWFFASMTVILGYYGSEELPLGPNCSRLMQANPFFVQSIKAQEIDESKHGPMLYGFYETPPLDVEIAWSETHKASIQSNYHKEWEYFLNQGSKVDISYSVKSPSSSPLSLVIAQGRDNLMEWIEDPSYPNTTLSWNIIHGDGVIHQEIFSSKMYYIAVGNLNSEEVEVQLNFTLNGFLYNTTRAYYKCSLSHQLCSLKLFLLRANVAVLTSPGMDQDETYDDWYVKLSYGPRWITYFLGSGTMTVIILLAFRICNMFQIIRGDESGFRAGDTVSERAPLLSRKDDDLLSWGSSYDSLSHDEEEVDEWLAVATLDGKPLKEDREANSNLRRLCVMCFDAPRDCFFLPCGHCAACFACGTRIIEEAGNCPICRRTTKKVRKIFTV
- the LOC131314311 gene encoding E3 ubiquitin-protein ligase APD2-like isoform X3, giving the protein MQSKRRRPFLRSTKNEKRAVNLTQVTTIINNSTLFSSSTASAAAGHRECLTGSIYRSPMWPPPRFGTTCGLSSLSSSPFGSSAQEIDESKHGPMLYGFYETPPLDVEIAWSETHKASIQSNYHKEWEYFLNQGSKVDISYSVKSPSSSPLSLVIAQGRDNLMEWIEDPSYPNTTLSWNIIHGDGVIHQEIFSSKMYYIAVGNLNSEEVEVQLNFTLNGFLYNTTRAYYKCSLSHQLCSLKLFLLRANVAVLTSPGMDQDETYDDWYVKLSYGPRWITYFLGSGTMTVIILLAFRICNMFQIIRGDESGFRAGDTVSERAPLLSRKDDDLLSWGSSYDSLSHDEEEVDEWLAVATLDGKPLKEDREANSNLRRLCVMCFDAPRDCFFLPCGHCAACFACGTRIIEEAGNCPICRRTTKKVRKIFTV
- the LOC131314312 gene encoding peptidyl-prolyl cis-trans isomerase CYP20-1; this encodes MAGTRSISAVIVCTVVLFATLAHTQAKKSQEDLKEVTHKVYFDVEIAGKPAGRIVMGLFGNTVPKTAENFRALCTGEKGIGKSGKPLHYKGSTFHRIIPSFMLQGGDFTLGDGRGGESIYGEKFADENFKLKHTGPGFLSMANAGQDTNGSQFFITTVTTSWLDGRHVVFGKVLSGMDVVYKVEAEGKQSGTPKSKVVIADSGELPL